Genomic DNA from Bacterioplanes sanyensis:
CATACAGAAGTCGATTATTGGTGGCCTGCGATGCAAGGTGACGAGCTCGTAATTGGCACCTGGATTGGTGACACGGACGGCCGCCTAAGCATGACACGGCACTATGAAATCGTACGCGCCAGCGACGGCAAACGCCTCGCCAGCGGACACACGCGCTGGGTGTGCATTAACCTCAGCAGCCAAAAACCGGCGCGTATGCCAGCAGAGTTTAAAGCGGCGTTTTTTCCTCAAGGTGTTGAATAAGACCCGCGGCAAGGGCTTCTAGCCCGTCGTTTTTGCCCGGAGTCAAACCAAAGCGAGCAATCACTAACTCATGCTGCGGCAATACCATAACGTATTGTCCATCGTGACCTCGGGCCCAAAACACCTCTGCAGGCAGCTGATTAAAACGCCGGTTGCCATCGGCTTTGATGCCATTCAGCCAAAAGCCCATGCCATAGTGTTGGTCCGGGTTACTGGCGCTGGCAGTGGTTGCTTGCTGCATCCAATGATCTGGCAAGTTACTGGCACGCTGGTGCCAGCCATCCAGCCACCATTGCCCTACCCTGAGCCATTGCCTGGCGGTCATATAGCCGTAAGACGAAGCCACCAGCGTGCCGCTGACGTCGCGCTCCATCACCGCACCAACGATGCCTAACGGCTGCCAGACATGGCGCTGCAGCCACGCATCCAGAGGCTCGCGCATCGATTGCTGCAGGATTGCCATGGCCAGATTGCTGTCGCCACTGGAATACGCCCAATGGTAGCCAGAGCGATGTCGCAACGGTCGACTGGCCACAAACGCCGCCATATCACCTTGGTGATAGAGCATATTGGTGACGTCATCTCCGGGTTGATACCACTCGCGAAACTCCAGGCCGCTGGTCATTTGCAACAGCTGGCGCAACGTCAGTTCCGGTGGCAGCTGTGCAAAGCGGGTATTGGCTGGGGTGTCAGGGTGAATCTCGCCTCGATGTGCTTGCACGCCGACCCAACTGGCAAGCAGACTTTTATTCATCGACCAACCGAGCAAAGGAGTCGTTGGCTGCACCGGCGCGCGATAGCGCTCGACCAACAGATTGCCCTGATGCGCAATGGCAATCGCCAGAGTCTGACGACGCTCATCATCGGGCTCGGCAAAGGCTTGATCCAATAGCGCATCCAACCACGCTGGGGTTGGATGCGGCTCATGTCGCCATAACGGCCGCTGTGCCTTGCCAACCAGCACGGTCGGCTCAATTGCCAATGAGGCGCTATCGCCTGTCAGTAAGGTACAGCCACGGCCTTGGATAAAACGCGCTTGGCGCTGATAACCGAGCACGCTGGCCCTCACCTGCCGGGCCGACTCGTCGACCTGGTAATCGATCCAGGCAGACAGCGGCTCCAACGC
This window encodes:
- a CDS encoding acyl-CoA thioesterase — protein: MDYSWSHPPAHTLTQTVTAEHIDVLGHANNCEYPKWMEAAAWSHCQALELPFERWQQIGFAWVARHTEVDYWWPAMQGDELVIGTWIGDTDGRLSMTRHYEIVRASDGKRLASGHTRWVCINLSSQKPARMPAEFKAAFFPQGVE
- a CDS encoding serine hydrolase domain-containing protein, translated to MRVLKHLLLFVLALAMVAAPLIYLSLGRTVVAGYAAKTLCSGLWVSGLPQDWLQQQAIAPALEPLSAWIDYQVDESARQVRASVLGYQRQARFIQGRGCTLLTGDSASLAIEPTVLVGKAQRPLWRHEPHPTPAWLDALLDQAFAEPDDERRQTLAIAIAHQGNLLVERYRAPVQPTTPLLGWSMNKSLLASWVGVQAHRGEIHPDTPANTRFAQLPPELTLRQLLQMTSGLEFREWYQPGDDVTNMLYHQGDMAAFVASRPLRHRSGYHWAYSSGDSNLAMAILQQSMREPLDAWLQRHVWQPLGIVGAVMERDVSGTLVASSYGYMTARQWLRVGQWWLDGWHQRASNLPDHWMQQATTASASNPDQHYGMGFWLNGIKADGNRRFNQLPAEVFWARGHDGQYVMVLPQHELVIARFGLTPGKNDGLEALAAGLIQHLEEKTPL